A genomic window from Tolypothrix sp. PCC 7910 includes:
- the opgC gene encoding OpgC domain-containing protein, which produces MHEIAEINLSLVPMDISKIATNYPILHWRYDPSIQGKRDLRIDFLRGIAIVSMVFNHLESPSYFSAINRGHIYASAAEGFLFISGLVLGMVTLGRIDKVGFAESMKKLLERSWKLYLTSFTLMAVLGLLSIVAPGWTRPAFDEAPGAWWQILLAAATFHLAPPVIDILQLYVLLLLLSPGIFWMLRKGLWLPMLIISWSLWSFQQLHPYAFSFHPLDREHPYFTFASWQILYVHGVLAGYYRTRLQQIWDRIPKIPLVITLVLIVIGSLFAAHYDMQLGIWPTKVSDRIAWLTWTDRSRNGFIRLINLIGLFPLLYIIVDTFWQPLYQTLGKLLITLGQNSLYVYVMHVPATVIWFMIPGLVNGNPLVTTLAQAAAVAIFWFLVKKQVLFNIVPR; this is translated from the coding sequence ATGCATGAAATAGCAGAAATTAATTTAAGTTTAGTGCCTATGGACATCAGTAAAATTGCAACAAATTATCCTATTCTCCACTGGCGTTATGACCCTAGCATCCAGGGAAAACGGGATTTAAGAATTGACTTTCTTAGAGGTATCGCTATTGTTTCGATGGTATTTAATCATTTAGAAAGTCCATCCTATTTCAGCGCTATCAACAGAGGGCATATTTATGCCAGTGCGGCTGAAGGATTCCTGTTTATTTCTGGTTTAGTCTTAGGAATGGTGACCTTGGGCCGGATAGACAAGGTAGGCTTTGCAGAATCGATGAAGAAGCTGCTGGAACGTTCTTGGAAGCTATATTTAACCAGTTTTACGCTCATGGCCGTGCTGGGTTTATTAAGTATAGTTGCTCCTGGTTGGACTCGTCCGGCTTTCGATGAGGCTCCTGGTGCTTGGTGGCAAATCCTGTTAGCGGCGGCGACATTTCACCTAGCTCCCCCAGTAATTGATATTTTGCAACTATATGTATTGTTGTTGCTGCTCTCACCTGGCATATTTTGGATGCTACGCAAAGGTTTGTGGCTACCAATGCTAATCATTTCCTGGTCACTTTGGAGTTTCCAGCAATTACATCCTTATGCTTTCAGCTTCCATCCCCTAGACCGAGAGCATCCTTACTTTACATTTGCTAGCTGGCAAATTTTGTATGTGCATGGTGTATTAGCAGGTTATTATCGCACGCGACTACAACAAATTTGGGACAGAATTCCCAAGATACCTTTAGTAATAACTTTAGTGCTAATTGTGATTGGGTCTTTATTTGCTGCTCATTACGATATGCAGCTGGGTATATGGCCCACAAAAGTCTCGGATAGAATTGCGTGGCTAACATGGACAGACCGCAGCCGGAATGGATTTATCCGCTTAATTAATTTGATTGGTCTGTTTCCTCTGCTATACATCATTGTTGATACTTTTTGGCAACCGCTGTATCAAACCCTGGGAAAACTATTAATTACGTTGGGACAAAACTCCTTATATGTATATGTGATGCACGTTCCTGCAACAGTAATTTGGTTTATGATTCCTGGTTTAGTTAACGGTAATCCCTTAGTCACAACTTTAGCTCAGGCTGCTGCTGTTGCTATTTTTTGGTTCTTGGTGAAAAAACAAGTGTTGTTTAATATTGTCCCCCGTTAG